The Xanthomonas sontii genome contains a region encoding:
- a CDS encoding translocation/assembly module TamB domain-containing protein, which produces MSAPIEPTSPTAPPPRRPRFYRRKRFWWGSALTIAGLVLLAAIALYWLLQTVAGRDVLLAQVVARLPAGSTLTWERAEGPLAGPLTLHNLDFRYNEIHFTAERAYLEPDIRPLLGRKLQLDALELTNATLNLAKSDEPFELPRWPQSLPQIEVPLALQADRIAIDGLRITQAQQPMIDIRTLRGGVEVANGEFHATQVVVNSDRGDFRVNGDYLPGQDYKADLTASAVLPAARGRTPARLGLVARGDLDKMEVAIAGNAPAPLRATLVFTGRTDPVWEFAASSKALDPSLLVPPADDAPASVPLAFDLRAKGKGGNADLQGELSRDGQKIVLDPSHLSLDNQVLTVAPLQLRAFDGQLRLRGTADLRDPDNAQLRFAVNASGMSFATAPDPSTPDAPAVPIKLVEANLGVAGTLKQWATYGEATVARGKDSANLQLDVRGDDRQAQLKQVRATMPSGTLDLGGNVAWVPELNWDVQGTLAGFDPGYFAPGWDGKLSGTFASQGKQLPARPDGSAAGYQATLDIPRLNGRLRSRPLDANAKLALQGSQGEGKLQLSLGDSRLQAQGKVGDQLDVDAQLQPLQLADLLPGGAGSLRGSVQVKGRRDAPDLTADLTGNGLKWDSYSADSLSLRGRLPWRGNGGELALRGSAINAGVLLQTLSVDARGAVENLQLDAKTENDMGALALAGQVRRDGARWQGALNTLRIAPAKGEPWQLRQPANFSVAGSAFSLSESCLAPGSGGALCVSADWPKQGLTLRGDALPLALVQPWLPPNSGRKMYLRGDLSIDGSFKPAGNAWQGSLRLASREGGLRLGDNARGELLRYDQFSFVTDFSAQHIHSKLGIGFQGDGFVDATVDTGWDAYAPLTGEIYMNMARLYWLELFSPDLVRPKGLIEGHVSLRGTRSQPAMGGDATLSNFTGELPALGLTLSEGKGRFDAQPDGSARIVASVKSGEGTLNVDGGLSWYGDRTPLQLNIRGTNVLVSNTAELRAVANPDLQFGIANKTMMLSGQVTVPSADIDLERLDRGTSLSEDVVVLDPADPEATPTSPLEMDLRVTLGDQVKMAGFGLKGALTGAMQVRSRPGRETTATGGLDVSGKYKAYGQDLTITRGQLTWSNNIVSDPRINIRAQRQVGDVTAGIDVTGRATAPHADVWSDPSMSQSEAMSYLVLGRSLSNTSSAEADQVTAAASALSAGSGLLASQLGAKLGFDDAGVSQSRTLGGSVVGFGKYLSPKLYVSYGVSLIGSGSVLTLKYLLGRGFDAEVESSTVENRGSVNWRKEK; this is translated from the coding sequence GTGAGCGCGCCGATCGAGCCGACGTCGCCCACCGCACCGCCGCCGCGGCGCCCGCGCTTCTATCGGCGCAAGCGCTTCTGGTGGGGCTCGGCGCTGACCATTGCCGGCCTGGTGCTGCTGGCGGCGATCGCGCTGTACTGGCTACTGCAGACCGTGGCCGGGCGCGACGTGCTGCTGGCGCAGGTGGTGGCGCGGCTGCCGGCCGGTTCGACGCTCACCTGGGAACGCGCCGAAGGGCCGCTGGCCGGTCCGCTGACCCTGCACAACCTGGACTTCCGCTACAACGAGATCCACTTCACCGCCGAGCGCGCCTATCTGGAGCCGGACATCCGCCCGCTGCTCGGGCGCAAGCTGCAACTGGATGCGCTGGAGCTGACCAACGCCACGCTCAACCTGGCCAAGAGCGACGAACCGTTCGAACTGCCGCGTTGGCCGCAGTCGCTGCCGCAGATCGAGGTGCCGCTGGCGCTGCAGGCCGACCGCATCGCCATCGATGGCCTGCGCATCACCCAGGCGCAGCAGCCGATGATCGACATCCGCACGCTGCGCGGCGGCGTGGAAGTGGCCAACGGCGAGTTCCACGCCACCCAGGTGGTGGTGAACAGCGACCGCGGCGATTTCCGCGTCAATGGCGATTACCTGCCGGGCCAGGACTACAAGGCCGACCTCACCGCCAGCGCGGTGCTGCCGGCCGCGCGCGGGCGCACCCCGGCGCGCCTGGGCCTGGTCGCGCGCGGCGACCTGGACAAGATGGAAGTGGCCATCGCCGGCAACGCACCGGCGCCGCTGCGCGCCACCCTGGTGTTCACCGGCCGCACCGATCCGGTGTGGGAATTCGCCGCCAGCAGCAAGGCACTGGATCCGTCGCTGCTGGTGCCGCCGGCCGACGATGCGCCGGCGTCCGTGCCGCTGGCCTTCGACCTGCGCGCCAAGGGCAAGGGCGGTAACGCCGATCTGCAGGGCGAACTGTCGCGCGACGGGCAGAAAATTGTTCTTGATCCCTCGCACCTGAGCCTGGACAACCAGGTGCTCACCGTCGCGCCGCTGCAGCTGCGCGCCTTCGACGGGCAACTGCGCCTGCGCGGCACCGCCGATCTGCGCGACCCGGACAATGCGCAGCTGCGCTTTGCGGTCAACGCCAGCGGCATGAGCTTCGCCACCGCGCCGGATCCGTCCACCCCGGACGCGCCGGCGGTGCCGATCAAGCTGGTCGAGGCCAACCTGGGCGTGGCCGGCACGCTGAAGCAATGGGCCACCTACGGCGAGGCCACCGTTGCCCGCGGCAAGGACAGCGCCAACCTGCAACTGGACGTGCGCGGCGACGATCGCCAGGCGCAGCTGAAGCAGGTGCGCGCGACCATGCCCAGCGGCACCCTCGACCTGGGCGGCAACGTGGCCTGGGTGCCGGAGTTGAACTGGGACGTGCAAGGCACGCTGGCCGGGTTCGACCCGGGCTATTTCGCACCGGGCTGGGACGGCAAGCTGTCGGGCACCTTCGCCTCGCAGGGCAAGCAGTTGCCGGCGCGACCGGACGGCAGCGCCGCCGGCTATCAGGCCACGCTCGACATCCCGCGCTTGAACGGACGCCTGCGCAGCCGCCCGCTCGACGCCAACGCCAAGCTCGCCCTGCAGGGCAGCCAGGGCGAGGGAAAGCTGCAACTGAGCCTGGGCGACAGCCGCCTGCAGGCGCAGGGCAAGGTCGGCGACCAGCTCGACGTGGACGCGCAACTGCAACCGCTGCAACTGGCCGACTTGCTGCCTGGCGGCGCCGGCAGCCTGCGCGGCAGCGTGCAGGTCAAGGGCCGCCGCGACGCGCCCGATCTCACCGCCGACCTCACCGGCAACGGCCTGAAGTGGGACAGCTACAGTGCCGACAGCCTCAGCCTGCGCGGTCGCCTGCCCTGGCGCGGCAATGGCGGCGAACTGGCCCTGCGCGGCAGTGCGATCAATGCCGGCGTGCTGCTGCAGACGCTGAGCGTGGATGCGCGCGGCGCGGTCGAGAATCTGCAACTCGATGCCAAGACCGAGAACGACATGGGCGCATTGGCCCTGGCCGGGCAGGTGCGCCGCGATGGCGCGCGCTGGCAGGGCGCTTTGAACACGCTGCGTATCGCCCCGGCCAAGGGCGAACCGTGGCAGCTGCGGCAGCCGGCCAATTTCAGCGTCGCCGGCAGCGCCTTCAGCCTGTCCGAGAGCTGCCTGGCTCCGGGCAGCGGCGGCGCACTGTGCGTGTCCGCCGACTGGCCGAAGCAGGGCCTGACCCTGCGTGGCGATGCCTTGCCGCTGGCGCTGGTGCAGCCGTGGCTGCCGCCCAACAGCGGCCGCAAGATGTACCTGCGCGGCGACCTGTCCATCGACGGCAGCTTCAAGCCGGCGGGCAACGCCTGGCAGGGTTCGCTGCGCCTGGCCTCGCGCGAAGGCGGCCTGCGCCTGGGCGACAACGCCCGCGGCGAACTGCTGCGCTACGACCAGTTCAGTTTCGTCACCGATTTCAGCGCCCAGCACATCCATTCCAAGCTCGGCATCGGCTTCCAGGGCGACGGCTTCGTCGACGCCACCGTCGACACCGGCTGGGACGCGTACGCGCCGCTGACCGGCGAGATCTACATGAACATGGCGCGGCTGTACTGGCTGGAGCTGTTCTCGCCGGATCTGGTCCGGCCCAAGGGCCTGATCGAAGGCCACGTCAGCCTGCGCGGCACCCGCTCGCAGCCGGCGATGGGCGGCGACGCCACGCTCAGCAACTTCACCGGCGAACTGCCGGCGCTGGGCCTGACCCTGAGCGAAGGCAAGGGCCGCTTCGACGCGCAGCCGGACGGCTCGGCGCGCATCGTCGCCTCGGTGAAGTCCGGCGAAGGCACGCTGAATGTCGATGGCGGCCTGTCCTGGTACGGCGACCGCACGCCGCTACAGTTGAACATCCGCGGCACCAACGTGCTGGTGTCCAACACCGCCGAACTGCGCGCGGTGGCCAACCCCGACCTGCAGTTCGGCATCGCCAACAAGACCATGATGCTGAGCGGCCAGGTCACCGTGCCCTCGGCCGACATCGACCTGGAGCGGCTGGATCGCGGCACCTCGCTGTCCGAGGACGTGGTGGTGCTGGACCCGGCCGACCCCGAGGCCACGCCGACCTCGCCACTGGAGATGGACCTGCGCGTGACGTTGGGCGACCAGGTCAAGATGGCCGGCTTCGGCCTCAAGGGCGCACTGACCGGTGCCATGCAGGTGCGCTCGCGGCCGGGCCGCGAAACCACCGCCACCGGCGGGCTGGACGTCAGCGGTAAGTACAAGGCGTACGGGCAGGATCTGACCATCACCCGCGGCCAGCTCACCTGGAGCAACAACATCGTCTCCGACCCGCGCATCAACATCCGCGCGCAGCGCCAGGTCGGCGACGTCACCGCCGGCATCGACGTCACCGGCCGCGCCACCGCCCCGCATGCGGACGTGTGGTCGGACCCGTCGATGTCGCAATCGGAGGCGATGTCCTACCTGGTGCTGGGCCGCAGCCTCAGCAACACCAGCAGCGCCGAGGCCGACCAGGTCACTGCCGCGGCCAGCGCCCTGTCGGCCGGCAGCGGCCTGCTCGCCTCGCAACTCGGCGCCAAGCTCGGCTTCGACGACGCCGGCGTCAGCCAGTCGCGCACCCTCGGCGGCTCGGTGGTGGGCTTCGGCAAATACCTCTCGCCGAAACTCTACGTCAGCTACGGCGTGTCGTTGATCGGCAGCGGCTCGGTCCTGACGCTGAAATATCTGCTGGGCCGCGGCTTCGACGCCGAGGTGGAATCGAGCACGGTGGAGAACCGTGGGTCGGTGAATTGGCGGAAGGAGAAGTAG
- a CDS encoding GNAT family N-acetyltransferase — MSTVIATARLVLRRLDPARDAAPMLALLNDPGFLAHIGDRGVRDETQASRYLADGSVRSYAEHGFGLYAVERRDDGAWLGVAGLVLRPTLPAPDLGYALLQPYAGQGYAREAACAVLDYARTVLALPRVYAIVAPGNARSLRLLAALGFVAQGRVRLSPEATEVELYHCELDAPEEHA, encoded by the coding sequence ATGTCCACCGTGATCGCCACCGCGCGCCTCGTACTGCGCCGACTGGACCCCGCGCGCGACGCCGCGCCGATGCTGGCCCTGCTCAACGACCCCGGCTTCCTGGCGCACATCGGCGACCGCGGCGTGCGCGACGAAACGCAGGCCAGCCGCTATCTCGCCGATGGCTCGGTGCGCAGCTACGCCGAGCACGGCTTCGGCCTGTATGCGGTGGAGCGTCGCGACGACGGCGCCTGGCTTGGTGTGGCGGGGCTGGTGCTGCGACCGACCCTGCCCGCCCCTGATCTGGGCTATGCCCTGCTGCAACCCTATGCGGGCCAGGGCTACGCCAGAGAGGCGGCGTGCGCGGTGCTGGATTACGCGCGCACCGTGCTCGCGCTGCCGCGCGTCTACGCCATCGTGGCTCCGGGCAATGCGCGCTCGCTGCGGCTGCTCGCCGCGCTGGGCTTCGTCGCCCAGGGGCGGGTGCGCCTGAGTCCGGAGGCAACCGAGGTCGAACTGTATCATTGCGAGCTGGATGCACCCGAGGAGCACGCCTGA
- a CDS encoding autotransporter assembly complex family protein — translation MRPIPRLATFLSLLSLAGLAEARGVIEKVQIQGLNKDEDAAMIENIQVSLSLYDAIGKDQGESRLEYLLSQAERQTRQALEPFGYFTPKITVDAPRQDDKLTVVVHVDKGEPVRVRNFQVGITGPAEDDRYLGEDLKNFRPRKGDIFVSSVYETSKVTITRRLAERGYFDADFTQRKVEVTRADHAADIDLSWDSGRRYNMGPIRFHQDYFNQKLFDPLVYWKEGSYYHEGKLDRLRESLVKLDYFSVIDIQPKPEEADANGDVPVDVNLTRAKRSIYTAGLSYGSESGAGVRLGVDRRYVNARGHKLSTQLDYAQKRKSFITSYRIPAFRWLDGWYTTSLRVYDEQTDYIDLRNVKLTGSRSGQINEHWTAIASINALRERWRYATDEVFDGALYQTSTLFYPQIEADYVGVDDKVFPRKGFSGNISLRGGAEGVGSDASFVQAHMRVNWFHGIGDNDRLILRGEAGSTWTDALVAMPPSLRFFAGGDNSIRGYAFREVGPRTPRPDRFALGAKHILTGSAEYEHYFKGGPWGGAVFVDSGSAFDDTPDWHTGVGFGLRWRSPVGPVRVDIAHGLNDPDSQFQLYLNIGANL, via the coding sequence ATGCGACCCATCCCCCGTCTCGCCACCTTCCTGTCCCTGCTCTCCCTGGCCGGCCTCGCCGAGGCCCGTGGCGTCATCGAAAAGGTGCAGATCCAGGGCCTGAACAAGGACGAGGACGCGGCGATGATCGAGAACATCCAGGTCTCGCTGTCGCTGTACGACGCCATCGGCAAGGACCAGGGCGAGTCGCGCCTGGAGTACCTGCTGAGCCAGGCCGAACGGCAGACCCGGCAGGCGCTGGAGCCGTTCGGCTACTTCACTCCCAAGATCACCGTCGACGCGCCACGCCAGGACGACAAGCTGACCGTGGTGGTGCACGTGGACAAGGGCGAGCCGGTGCGGGTGCGCAATTTCCAGGTGGGCATCACCGGCCCGGCAGAGGACGACCGCTACCTGGGCGAGGACCTGAAGAACTTCCGGCCGCGCAAGGGCGACATCTTCGTCAGCAGCGTCTACGAGACCAGCAAGGTCACCATCACCCGGCGCCTGGCCGAGCGCGGCTACTTCGATGCCGACTTCACCCAGCGCAAGGTCGAGGTGACCCGCGCCGACCACGCCGCCGACATCGACCTGAGCTGGGACAGCGGCCGCCGCTACAACATGGGTCCGATCCGCTTCCACCAGGACTACTTCAACCAGAAGCTGTTCGATCCGCTGGTGTACTGGAAGGAAGGCAGCTACTACCACGAGGGCAAGCTCGACCGCCTGCGCGAGTCGCTGGTCAAACTCGACTACTTCAGCGTCATCGACATCCAGCCCAAGCCGGAAGAGGCCGACGCCAACGGCGACGTGCCGGTGGACGTCAACCTCACCCGCGCCAAGCGCAGCATCTACACCGCCGGCCTCAGCTACGGCAGCGAGAGCGGCGCCGGCGTGCGCCTGGGCGTGGACCGCCGCTACGTCAACGCGCGCGGGCACAAGCTCAGCACGCAGCTGGACTACGCGCAGAAGCGCAAGAGTTTCATCACCAGCTACCGGATCCCGGCGTTCCGCTGGCTCGACGGCTGGTACACCACCTCGCTGCGCGTCTACGACGAGCAGACCGACTACATCGACCTGCGCAACGTCAAGCTCACCGGCAGTCGCAGCGGCCAGATCAACGAGCACTGGACCGCCATCGCCTCGATCAACGCGCTGCGCGAACGCTGGCGCTACGCCACCGACGAGGTCTTCGACGGCGCGCTGTACCAGACCTCGACGCTGTTCTATCCGCAGATCGAGGCCGACTACGTCGGTGTCGACGACAAGGTGTTCCCGCGCAAGGGCTTCAGCGGCAACATCAGCCTGCGCGGCGGCGCCGAGGGTGTGGGCTCGGATGCCAGCTTCGTGCAGGCGCACATGCGGGTGAACTGGTTCCACGGCATCGGCGACAACGACCGCCTGATCCTGCGCGGCGAAGCCGGCAGTACCTGGACCGACGCGCTGGTGGCGATGCCGCCAAGCCTGCGGTTCTTCGCCGGCGGCGACAACAGCATCCGCGGCTATGCGTTCCGAGAAGTCGGCCCGCGCACGCCGCGGCCGGACCGTTTCGCGCTCGGCGCCAAGCACATTCTCACCGGTAGCGCCGAGTACGAGCATTACTTCAAGGGCGGCCCGTGGGGTGGTGCGGTGTTCGTCGACAGCGGCAGCGCCTTCGACGACACGCCGGACTGGCACACCGGCGTCGGCTTCGGCCTGCGCTGGCGCTCGCCGGTCGGCCCGGTGCGGGTGGACATCGCCCATGGCTTGAACGATCCCGACTCGCAGTTCCAGCTCTATCTCAACATCGGAGCCAACCTGTGA
- a CDS encoding RHS repeat domain-containing protein → MFTQRQGWRIVVLFVCLFVSGLQNALAVTPEDEFDKRIKTAQKVQPLSGNLFGENISLYNGTIKFQHIDVEQAGVGLPIQLVRSFAIETQQETGWHAFGDWRLEVPSIQTIASKNPATFTGERCSQFNKPNSPDYPVNGRPPTSFLPYWWGGYKLLIPGMDDQDLLKRDPSNDLSPQMIGSNGEKTDFPIVTKKHWNVACLQKTSNGEEGQGFLVVSPEGTKYWMDWLIYRDCLDMVFGETDGIVVGRRLAIMMVSRVEDRFGNSLSYEYNASGNLIKITSSDGRSLSLSYEKWQYKSNSDPEERVTSVTLAASDAEPRTWSYSYSNVSGSNGLLNVVTLPDGSSWKMDFSELYTNFVVGKSLSVVDYHNCISSVREGSGGVNIKIGHPSGLQGVFNIASRVRGRSYVPFFCDISSSSGRTVRIPSLYVVFNVLSERISGAGISERTWNYSYSAPNNSWNKDCDAGCAATVWTDVEEPNGAVTRYTFSNRFDFTESQLLKSEKYSGSVGSTLMRTESYTYATPTTGPWPSVVGDPLSEGVNNAQVSSLFPISSKVIFQEGTAYEYSVKNFDKFARAISVTRSNPWYSSSDAIDYYDNTSKWVLGQVSQRKNSNTGLVESRVEYDSNSLLPGKIYDFGKLQQTLTYHPDGTVATVADGNNRVTEFNDWKRGMPRSMRFADGSVVSANVNDYGLITAITDANGYATTYSYDRMGRMTGIIYPANDSVAWSATTRTFEQVNTNEYGLLGVHWRQIEATGNARKLTYFDALWQPILTRQYDVGNEGETQRFQRFAYDYAGHLIFSSYVDSNYSINRGAWNIYDALGRKTSVSQDSELSTSTKLTTLTEYLPGNQTRVTDPRGNQTLSGYQVFDRPGYDAPVWIQHPEGATTEINRDIFGKPLSIRRHDANGTVSVTRSYVYDTYQQLCKTVEPETGATANGYDAAGNLVWSAAGLSLPSTTSCDADSAFASGRRVDRSYDVRNRIKALSFPDGNGNLAWSYWPDGAVKQITTTNNGVATYNSYAYNKRRLLIAESQGQADGETWALGYAYDANGHLAAHRYPSGQTVDYAPNALGQPTQAGSYATGVSYYPNGAIKQFTYGNGIVHTMTQNARQLPDTSQDAYGGTAFLSDGYDYDANGNVAGISDGATGRNQRGNRTMTYDGMDRLIKAESPMFGTATYSYDVLDNLTHVVAPGRDHYYCYDANWQLTNVKTGGCGGSTVIGMSYDPQGNLSNKNGQAFVFDYGNRLRQATGKETYRYDGNGRRTLALQSAGNIGSLYDQSGALRFQKNQRQSKSTDYILLGGSLVAEADWPLGQMLSVKDYVNWNPVSGATRYVVEESVDGVTWTSVYDGSQGNWTSLARPAGTYSYRVTACTADGNCTAASNVTHDQRPAVDIVPLLYQLLLNS, encoded by the coding sequence ATGTTCACTCAGCGGCAGGGATGGCGTATCGTCGTCCTATTCGTGTGTCTGTTCGTATCTGGTCTGCAGAACGCTCTGGCGGTTACGCCGGAGGACGAGTTTGATAAGCGGATTAAGACGGCGCAGAAAGTGCAGCCACTTAGTGGCAATCTATTTGGCGAAAATATCAGCCTATATAACGGAACGATTAAATTCCAGCACATAGACGTTGAGCAGGCCGGAGTTGGGCTGCCTATCCAGTTGGTGCGTTCTTTTGCGATCGAGACTCAACAGGAGACAGGTTGGCATGCGTTCGGTGACTGGCGGCTTGAAGTGCCAAGCATCCAGACAATTGCATCCAAAAATCCTGCAACATTTACTGGAGAGCGATGCAGCCAATTTAACAAACCAAATAGTCCTGATTATCCAGTAAATGGAAGACCGCCAACAAGCTTTCTTCCGTATTGGTGGGGGGGCTACAAATTATTAATTCCTGGCATGGATGACCAGGATTTACTAAAGCGTGATCCATCTAACGATCTCTCTCCTCAAATGATCGGCTCTAATGGCGAAAAAACGGACTTTCCTATCGTCACAAAAAAACACTGGAATGTTGCCTGCCTACAAAAAACTTCAAATGGTGAGGAGGGACAGGGATTCTTGGTGGTCTCCCCAGAAGGAACTAAGTACTGGATGGACTGGCTTATTTACCGTGACTGTCTAGACATGGTATTTGGTGAAACGGACGGCATTGTTGTGGGGCGGCGTCTGGCGATAATGATGGTGTCGCGAGTTGAAGATCGCTTTGGAAATAGCCTTTCTTATGAATATAATGCGTCCGGAAATCTAATTAAGATTACGTCCAGTGATGGCAGATCGCTATCGTTGAGTTATGAGAAGTGGCAGTATAAATCTAACTCCGATCCAGAAGAAAGGGTCACCTCTGTGACGCTAGCCGCGTCTGATGCAGAACCTAGAACCTGGAGTTATTCATATAGCAATGTTTCGGGTTCCAATGGTTTGCTGAATGTTGTTACTCTGCCAGACGGCAGTTCTTGGAAAATGGATTTTTCTGAGCTTTATACAAACTTTGTTGTTGGAAAGAGTTTATCGGTAGTTGATTACCATAACTGCATTAGTTCAGTTCGTGAGGGTTCTGGCGGCGTTAATATTAAGATTGGTCATCCATCAGGATTACAAGGAGTTTTTAATATAGCAAGTCGAGTTAGGGGGCGGTCGTATGTGCCTTTTTTTTGCGACATAAGTAGTTCTAGTGGTAGGACCGTTAGAATTCCAAGTCTATATGTTGTTTTTAATGTGCTATCAGAGCGGATATCCGGTGCCGGAATCAGTGAGCGTACTTGGAATTATAGTTACTCAGCCCCTAACAATAGCTGGAATAAAGATTGTGATGCAGGTTGCGCAGCTACCGTATGGACTGATGTGGAAGAGCCGAATGGCGCAGTTACACGATATACCTTTAGTAATCGCTTCGACTTTACGGAAAGCCAACTACTGAAGTCGGAAAAATATTCTGGTTCCGTGGGTTCCACCCTGATGCGCACGGAGAGCTACACTTATGCTACGCCAACCACTGGGCCTTGGCCTAGCGTGGTAGGTGATCCTTTAAGTGAGGGTGTTAATAATGCGCAGGTCAGCTCGCTATTTCCAATATCCAGTAAAGTCATATTTCAAGAAGGCACAGCCTATGAGTATAGCGTAAAAAACTTTGACAAATTTGCCCGAGCTATCTCGGTTACCCGCTCTAATCCTTGGTACAGCAGTAGTGATGCTATTGATTATTACGATAACACTTCGAAGTGGGTGTTGGGCCAAGTTAGTCAGCGGAAAAATTCAAATACTGGACTAGTGGAATCGAGAGTCGAATACGACTCAAATAGTTTATTGCCAGGAAAAATATACGATTTCGGTAAGCTGCAGCAAACTTTGACGTACCATCCTGATGGCACAGTAGCAACCGTAGCCGACGGGAATAATAGAGTTACTGAGTTTAACGATTGGAAGCGTGGTATGCCGCGTTCGATGCGTTTCGCAGACGGTTCTGTGGTCTCCGCTAATGTTAACGATTATGGGTTGATTACCGCTATTACGGATGCCAACGGGTACGCCACCACTTATAGTTATGACAGGATGGGGCGGATGACCGGAATCATTTATCCTGCAAACGATAGTGTCGCCTGGAGTGCCACGACGCGGACATTTGAGCAAGTTAATACCAATGAATATGGCTTGCTAGGCGTGCATTGGAGGCAAATTGAGGCAACAGGAAATGCGCGTAAATTAACCTACTTCGATGCCCTATGGCAGCCAATACTTACCCGGCAGTATGATGTCGGCAATGAGGGCGAGACGCAGCGCTTTCAACGATTTGCCTATGACTATGCTGGCCATCTCATCTTTTCCTCTTATGTTGATAGTAATTACTCTATTAATAGGGGTGCCTGGAATATTTATGACGCATTGGGCCGCAAGACCTCCGTTTCCCAGGACAGTGAGTTGTCAACGTCGACAAAACTGACGACGCTGACAGAATACTTGCCGGGCAACCAAACGCGCGTCACGGATCCGCGGGGCAACCAGACGCTATCCGGCTATCAGGTCTTCGATCGCCCAGGCTACGACGCACCGGTCTGGATACAGCACCCGGAAGGCGCCACCACCGAGATCAACCGCGACATCTTCGGCAAGCCGCTGTCCATCCGCCGCCACGACGCCAACGGCACCGTGTCGGTGACTCGCAGCTACGTCTACGACACCTACCAGCAGCTGTGCAAGACGGTGGAACCGGAAACCGGTGCCACCGCCAACGGCTACGACGCTGCCGGCAATTTGGTGTGGAGTGCGGCGGGCCTGTCGCTGCCCAGCACTACATCGTGCGATGCGGATTCCGCCTTCGCCTCCGGCCGCCGGGTCGATCGCAGCTACGACGTGCGCAACCGGATCAAGGCGCTGAGCTTCCCGGACGGCAACGGCAACCTGGCCTGGAGCTACTGGCCGGATGGGGCGGTCAAGCAGATCACCACCACCAACAACGGCGTCGCCACCTACAACAGCTACGCCTACAACAAGCGCCGCCTGTTGATCGCGGAGAGCCAGGGCCAGGCCGATGGCGAGACCTGGGCGCTGGGCTACGCCTACGATGCCAACGGCCACCTCGCCGCGCATCGCTATCCGTCGGGACAGACGGTGGACTACGCGCCCAATGCCCTGGGTCAACCGACCCAGGCGGGCAGCTATGCCACCGGCGTGAGCTACTACCCGAATGGCGCGATCAAGCAGTTCACCTACGGCAACGGCATCGTCCACACCATGACGCAGAACGCGCGTCAGTTGCCGGATACCAGCCAGGATGCCTACGGCGGCACGGCGTTCCTCAGCGATGGCTACGACTACGACGCCAATGGCAATGTTGCAGGTATCAGCGACGGCGCCACCGGCCGCAACCAGCGCGGCAACCGCACGATGACCTACGACGGCATGGACCGGCTGATCAAGGCCGAGTCGCCGATGTTCGGCACTGCCACCTACAGCTACGACGTCCTCGACAACCTGACCCATGTCGTTGCGCCGGGTCGCGACCACTATTACTGCTACGACGCCAACTGGCAGCTTACCAACGTCAAGACCGGCGGTTGCGGCGGTAGCACGGTCATCGGCATGAGCTACGACCCGCAGGGCAACCTCAGCAACAAGAACGGCCAGGCTTTCGTGTTCGACTACGGCAACCGCCTGCGCCAGGCGACCGGCAAAGAGACCTACCGCTACGACGGCAACGGCCGCCGCACGCTGGCGCTGCAGAGCGCCGGCAATATCGGCTCGCTATACGATCAGTCAGGGGCGTTGCGCTTCCAGAAGAACCAGCGCCAGTCCAAGTCCACCGACTACATCCTGCTGGGCGGCAGCTTGGTTGCCGAAGCAGACTGGCCGTTGGGGCAGATGCTTTCGGTCAAGGACTATGTCAACTGGAACCCGGTCTCCGGCGCGACCCGCTATGTGGTGGAAGAGAGCGTGGACGGCGTCACCTGGACCTCCGTGTACGACGGCAGCCAGGGCAACTGGACCTCGTTGGCCAGGCCGGCAGGGACCTATTCGTACCGGGTGACTGCATGCACGGCGGACGGCAACTGTACCGCGGCCTCGAACGTGACGCATGACCAGCGGCCTGCGGTGGATATCGTGCCGTTGCTGTATCAGCTGCTGTTGAATAGCTAA
- a CDS encoding DinB family protein: MDTLHTLRLFANYSQWMNQRLYAAAATLPDAAITEPRGAFFGSLLGTLNHLVVADTIWLQRFAQHPARHPALQAIAATPVPTALDAPQADCLADLRTQRESLDATIAEWMSQLHADDLDVALRYRNTRGESHGRRFGDLLLHFFNHQTHHRGQATTLLSQAGADVGVTDMLAVIPQVEMG, translated from the coding sequence ATGGACACCTTGCACACACTGCGGCTGTTCGCCAACTACAGCCAATGGATGAACCAGCGTCTCTACGCCGCGGCCGCGACCCTGCCGGACGCCGCGATCACCGAGCCGCGCGGCGCCTTCTTCGGGTCGCTGCTGGGCACGCTCAACCACTTGGTGGTGGCCGATACGATCTGGCTGCAGCGCTTCGCCCAGCATCCGGCACGGCACCCGGCGCTGCAGGCCATCGCCGCCACGCCGGTCCCCACCGCCCTGGATGCGCCGCAGGCCGACTGCCTGGCGGACCTGCGGACGCAACGCGAGTCCCTGGATGCGACGATCGCCGAGTGGATGTCGCAACTGCATGCCGACGACCTCGACGTGGCGCTGCGCTATCGCAACACCCGAGGCGAATCGCACGGCCGGCGCTTCGGCGACCTGCTGCTGCACTTCTTCAACCACCAGACCCACCATCGTGGCCAGGCCACCACCCTGCTGAGCCAGGCGGGTGCCGATGTCGGTGTCACCGACATGCTGGCGGTGATTCCGCAGGTGGAGATGGGGTGA